In a single window of the Thermus amyloliquefaciens genome:
- a CDS encoding TatD family hydrolase yields MTDTHAHLDFLEEEELAEAKAHLPELKAVLTLGVDPGRWEKTLALAEGNVYAAVGLHPTSAHLLSPEVEEALRHYARHPRVRAIGESGLDYYWTPETKPAQLKALDFQAALAEALGLPLVLHVRSKDGQAEEDLAAWLMAHRPKRVVLHAFGGHPALEAAGLRVEAYFSFAGPLTYRKNQALREAAQRLPLDRLLVETDSPFLPPEPHRGRRNLPHLVRHTLAKLAEVRGMAWAEMESITDENAATCFRWT; encoded by the coding sequence ATGACCGACACCCACGCCCACCTGGACTTCCTGGAGGAGGAAGAGCTGGCCGAGGCCAAGGCCCACCTCCCCGAGCTCAAGGCCGTCCTGACCCTGGGGGTGGACCCGGGCCGCTGGGAGAAGACCCTGGCCCTAGCGGAAGGGAACGTCTACGCCGCCGTGGGCCTCCACCCCACCTCGGCCCACCTCCTCTCCCCCGAGGTGGAAGAGGCCCTGAGGCATTACGCCCGCCACCCCCGGGTGCGGGCCATCGGGGAAAGCGGCCTGGACTATTACTGGACCCCCGAGACCAAGCCCGCCCAGCTCAAGGCCCTGGACTTCCAAGCGGCCTTGGCGGAGGCCTTGGGGCTTCCCCTGGTCCTCCACGTGCGGAGCAAGGACGGGCAGGCGGAGGAGGACCTGGCCGCCTGGCTTATGGCCCACCGCCCCAAGAGGGTGGTTCTCCATGCCTTCGGGGGACACCCGGCCCTCGAGGCGGCGGGCCTTCGGGTGGAAGCCTACTTCAGCTTCGCGGGACCCCTCACCTACAGGAAAAACCAGGCCCTGCGGGAAGCCGCCCAAAGGCTCCCCCTGGACAGGCTCCTGGTGGAGACCGACTCCCCCTTCCTGCCCCCAGAGCCCCACCGGGGAAGGCGCAACCTCCCCCACCTCGTGCGCCACACCCTGGCCAAGCTGGCGGAGGTGCGGGGGATGGCCTGGGCGGAAATGGAGTCCATCACCGACGAGAACGCGGCCACCTGCTTCCGGTGGACGTAA